A single genomic interval of Stieleria maiorica harbors:
- the fliP gene encoding flagellar type III secretion system pore protein FliP (The bacterial flagellar biogenesis protein FliP forms a type III secretion system (T3SS)-type pore required for flagellar assembly.): MNRFLPLLLPLVLLTLLCPGRVTAEQGGSLDFPEQGNLPGQGNQPGQGNLPGQGRAVAADDSVPQLVSRPTISLSAEAIETIAGGPESWASPDKVGGSIQTMLLLSVISLAPAILLMTTCYIRIIVVLSLLRQAIGLQALPPTQVLTSISLFMTLLVMTPVWTRVYDEAIKPYTDPDTEMTLAEAYEAGALPVREFMSKQIAAAKNHADVVLFYRHAVPDGPTPSSFADIPIRVLLPAFVISELKIAFLMGFSIYLPFLVVDIVVASVTMSMGMFMLPPAMISLPLKLLLFVLVNGWHLVVGMLLASFGPVG; encoded by the coding sequence TTGAACCGCTTCCTGCCACTCTTGCTGCCCCTGGTGCTGCTGACACTGCTGTGTCCGGGCAGGGTGACCGCAGAGCAGGGCGGCAGCCTCGACTTCCCGGAGCAGGGAAATCTCCCGGGGCAGGGCAATCAGCCGGGGCAGGGCAATCTGCCGGGGCAGGGCAGGGCGGTCGCGGCCGACGACTCAGTTCCACAGTTAGTTTCACGGCCGACGATCTCGCTGTCGGCCGAGGCGATCGAAACCATCGCCGGCGGCCCCGAATCGTGGGCCAGCCCCGACAAAGTCGGCGGCAGCATCCAAACGATGTTGTTGCTGTCGGTGATTTCGCTCGCCCCCGCGATCCTGTTAATGACGACCTGTTACATCCGCATCATCGTCGTGCTTTCGCTGCTGCGACAAGCGATCGGGTTACAGGCCTTGCCGCCGACGCAGGTGCTGACCAGCATTTCATTGTTCATGACGCTGTTGGTGATGACACCGGTCTGGACCCGCGTCTACGACGAAGCGATCAAACCCTACACCGATCCGGACACGGAGATGACGCTGGCGGAGGCCTATGAAGCCGGCGCGTTGCCGGTCCGCGAATTCATGTCGAAACAAATTGCCGCGGCGAAGAACCACGCCGACGTGGTCCTGTTTTACCGACACGCCGTCCCGGACGGGCCGACCCCAAGTTCCTTTGCCGACATCCCGATCCGAGTGCTGTTACCGGCGTTCGTGATCAGCGAGCTGAAGATCGCGTTCTTGATGGGATTCAGCATCTACCTGCCGTTCCTGGTCGTCGACATCGTGGTCGCCAGCGTGACGATGTCGATGGGGATGTTCATGCTGCCGCCGGCGATGATCTCGCTGCCGCTGAAACTGTTGTTGTTCGTGCTGGTCAATGGCTGGCACTTGGTCGTGGGAATGTTGTTGGCCAGTTTTGGACCGGTGGGTTAG
- a CDS encoding transglutaminase family protein yields the protein MTIRVALHHKTQYQYDRAIGLGPQKVRLRPAYHGRTKIVSYDLSIRPEDHFINWQQDPFANPVARLVFPKRARELSIVVDLVADMTVINPFDFFVEESAESWPFKYAPEIERQLAPYLAADPMTPLLGEWIEELPKESERVIDFLVDVNRMAQQRIEYKIRLEPGVQTPEETLQLASGSCRDSAWMLVQAFRNIGMAARFVSGYLIQLAPDEKPIEGPSGPTADFCDLHAWTEVYLPGAGWVGLDPTSGLMAGEGHIPLACTPHYSDAAPITGGHEPCEVEFQHEMTVTRIVEAPRTTKPYTDHQWSEIVAAGDRVDDALAIGDVRLTMGGEPTFVAIDDVDHPQWNTDAVGKEKRVLSNVLLLKLRDTVAPGALLHYGQGKWYPGESLPRWALTCLWRKDGQPVWQNPKYIADEGKDYGFTHDDAQRFVKHLAVTLGIESKVTLPVYEDTFHYLWKEQKLPIDVEPTDPKLEDPNERAMMVRTFTQGLNKPVGFVMPLKRAWWQAHPGWIGGRWPVRGEKVFVIPGDSPIGLRLPLDSLPKSAALSPVDSLPYDPFAPRNPLPEVPTIRQDQQRIEQVREQLRREDDRPLEAEVIPTALCVECRFGRLHVFMPPTQNLEDYLDLVSAVEETCVDLDLPVVLEGYLPPHDHRIEMFKVTPDPGVIEVNVQPTSSWRELVDLTETIYREARESRLTAQKFDIDGMHTGTGGGAHVVLGGKTPTDSPFIRRPDLLASMIRFWHNHPALSYLFSGKFIGPTSQAPRMDEARRDSVHEMEIALVEMERFYREGQQIMPWTVDRLYRDLLVDLTGNTHRAEICIDKLYSPDSSTGRLGLVEFRGFEMPPNARMNLAQQLLIRGIVAAFWNQPYKQPLARWGTSLYDRFMLPHFVWNDLDELLSVLRQMGVDLKLEWFLPHYEFRFPKIGEIVLGDARMELRGAIEPWYLMGEEPSGGGTARFVDSSMERVQLSLDGFDPARYAVLCNGHRVPMHPSEVAGQYLAGIKFRAWQPPRCLHPTIGVHVPLQFDIVDRFTEHSIGGCRYFVSDPSGRAHEIYPVNANEAETRRSARFHTGTVTGGRLVLPDLPPVDSPNDFPVTFDLRKVVRN from the coding sequence ATGACCATCCGCGTCGCTCTCCACCACAAGACTCAGTATCAATACGACCGCGCGATCGGGCTTGGCCCCCAGAAAGTTCGCCTGCGACCGGCGTACCATGGCCGCACCAAAATCGTCTCCTACGATCTGAGCATTCGTCCCGAAGACCATTTCATCAATTGGCAACAAGACCCCTTTGCCAATCCCGTTGCCCGCTTGGTGTTCCCCAAACGGGCGCGTGAATTGTCGATCGTGGTCGATCTGGTCGCCGACATGACGGTGATCAACCCGTTCGATTTTTTCGTCGAGGAGAGCGCCGAGTCGTGGCCGTTCAAGTACGCTCCGGAAATCGAACGTCAGCTGGCGCCCTATCTGGCCGCCGATCCGATGACGCCGCTGTTGGGGGAGTGGATCGAGGAATTGCCCAAAGAATCCGAGCGGGTGATCGATTTTCTGGTCGACGTCAATCGCATGGCGCAGCAGCGAATCGAATACAAGATCCGCCTGGAACCGGGCGTGCAGACGCCGGAAGAAACGTTGCAGCTGGCCAGCGGATCGTGTCGCGATTCGGCCTGGATGCTGGTCCAAGCCTTTCGCAATATCGGGATGGCCGCGCGGTTCGTTTCAGGCTATCTGATCCAACTGGCGCCGGATGAGAAACCGATCGAAGGGCCGTCCGGACCGACGGCCGATTTTTGTGATCTGCACGCTTGGACCGAAGTGTATTTGCCCGGTGCCGGATGGGTCGGCTTGGACCCGACCAGCGGCTTGATGGCCGGCGAGGGGCACATCCCGTTGGCGTGCACGCCGCACTACAGCGATGCGGCACCGATCACCGGCGGACACGAACCGTGCGAAGTCGAATTCCAGCACGAGATGACGGTCACGCGGATCGTCGAAGCCCCGCGGACCACCAAGCCGTACACCGACCATCAATGGTCGGAGATCGTGGCGGCCGGCGACCGCGTCGACGATGCCTTGGCCATCGGCGACGTGCGGCTGACGATGGGCGGGGAACCGACGTTCGTCGCCATCGACGACGTCGATCACCCGCAGTGGAACACCGATGCGGTCGGCAAAGAAAAACGCGTGCTCTCCAACGTCTTGCTGTTAAAACTGCGCGACACCGTCGCACCCGGCGCGCTGCTGCACTACGGCCAGGGGAAATGGTACCCCGGTGAGTCGTTGCCGCGTTGGGCGCTGACCTGTTTGTGGCGCAAAGACGGACAACCGGTTTGGCAAAACCCCAAGTACATCGCCGACGAAGGCAAGGATTACGGGTTCACCCACGACGATGCCCAACGCTTCGTCAAACACCTGGCCGTCACGCTGGGGATCGAGTCCAAGGTCACGCTGCCGGTCTATGAAGACACCTTTCACTACCTGTGGAAAGAACAGAAGCTGCCGATCGATGTCGAACCGACCGACCCGAAGTTGGAAGACCCCAACGAACGGGCGATGATGGTCCGTACGTTCACCCAGGGGCTGAACAAACCCGTCGGGTTCGTGATGCCGCTCAAACGCGCCTGGTGGCAAGCACACCCGGGGTGGATCGGCGGACGTTGGCCGGTCCGCGGCGAAAAAGTGTTTGTCATCCCCGGTGACTCGCCGATCGGGCTGCGGTTGCCGCTGGACAGTCTGCCCAAGTCCGCCGCGCTCTCTCCGGTCGACTCTCTGCCGTACGATCCGTTTGCACCACGCAATCCGTTGCCGGAGGTTCCGACCATTCGGCAAGACCAACAGCGAATCGAACAGGTCCGTGAGCAGCTGCGCCGTGAGGACGACAGGCCGCTGGAGGCCGAAGTGATCCCGACGGCGTTGTGTGTCGAGTGTCGTTTCGGCCGACTGCACGTCTTCATGCCGCCGACGCAAAACTTGGAAGACTATTTGGATCTGGTCTCGGCCGTCGAAGAAACCTGCGTCGATCTGGACCTCCCCGTGGTTTTGGAAGGCTATTTGCCGCCGCACGACCACCGCATCGAAATGTTCAAGGTCACGCCCGATCCGGGGGTGATCGAAGTCAACGTTCAACCCACGTCGTCGTGGCGTGAATTGGTCGATCTGACCGAAACGATTTATCGCGAGGCTCGCGAGAGTCGATTGACGGCACAGAAGTTCGACATCGACGGCATGCACACCGGGACCGGAGGCGGTGCCCACGTCGTGCTGGGCGGCAAGACCCCGACCGACAGCCCCTTCATCCGTCGCCCCGACTTGTTGGCCAGCATGATTCGGTTCTGGCACAACCACCCTGCCCTGTCGTATCTGTTCAGCGGCAAATTCATCGGGCCGACCAGCCAGGCACCGCGGATGGACGAAGCCCGCCGCGACAGCGTTCATGAGATGGAGATCGCGCTGGTGGAAATGGAGCGGTTCTATCGCGAGGGGCAGCAAATCATGCCTTGGACGGTCGACCGCTTGTACCGAGATTTGTTGGTCGATTTGACCGGCAACACGCACCGCGCCGAAATCTGTATCGACAAACTCTATTCGCCCGATTCCAGCACCGGCCGTTTGGGGCTGGTGGAGTTCCGCGGCTTTGAGATGCCGCCCAACGCGAGGATGAATCTGGCACAACAACTGTTGATCCGCGGGATCGTCGCCGCATTCTGGAATCAACCCTACAAACAACCGCTGGCGCGCTGGGGCACGTCGCTGTATGACCGCTTCATGCTGCCGCATTTTGTCTGGAATGATCTCGACGAACTGCTCAGTGTGCTCCGTCAGATGGGCGTCGATTTGAAACTGGAGTGGTTCTTGCCGCATTACGAGTTTCGTTTTCCCAAGATCGGTGAAATCGTGCTCGGCGATGCACGGATGGAATTGCGCGGGGCGATCGAACCGTGGTATCTGATGGGCGAAGAACCGTCCGGTGGCGGCACGGCTCGTTTTGTCGATTCGTCGATGGAGCGGGTGCAACTCAGTTTGGACGGTTTCGACCCCGCGCGTTACGCCGTGCTGTGCAACGGTCATCGTGTCCCGATGCATCCCAGCGAAGTGGCCGGGCAGTACTTGGCGGGAATTAAATTCCGCGCCTGGCAGCCGCCGCGTTGTTTGCACCCGACGATCGGGGTTCATGTGCCGTTGCAGTTCGACATCGTGGACCGATTCACCGAGCACTCGATCGGTGGATGCCGCTACTTCGTGTCCGATCCCAGCGGACGGGCTCACGAGATCTATCCGGTCAACGCCAACGAAGCGGAAACACGTCGCTCGGCGCGGTTCCACACCGGCACCGTGACCGGCGGCCGCCTGGTGCTGCCCGACCTGCCCCCGGTCGATTCGCCCAACGACTTCCCCGTGACGTTCGACCTGCGCAAGGTGGTCCGAAACTAA
- a CDS encoding reverse transcriptase domain-containing protein produces the protein MSRKVHDRVLLKLIGRYLRAGVMVDGILQPSTEGTMQGGPLSPLLANILLDDFHKVLEQRGLRLVRYADDFLIFVRSERAARRVFDSVERYLTGTLKLVVNRDKSCICRTAGVEFLGYQFHGFGGQIRVSPKSLKKFKQRAKEILTRNRGISMRQRFRELRLYLRGWIDYFVLEQRKSFTLTLDKWLRRRVRACYWSNWRLPRTRLKKLQALGVPHEESYPPAHSGKGPWRLSTTSGVHQALSNTWLQSQGLFTLEERWSELAPKRRTA, from the coding sequence ATGTCTCGTAAGGTCCACGACCGTGTACTGCTGAAGCTGATCGGCCGCTACCTGCGCGCGGGCGTGATGGTCGATGGCATCCTCCAACCTTCCACCGAAGGCACGATGCAAGGCGGCCCGTTGTCTCCCTTGTTGGCCAACATTCTGTTGGATGATTTTCACAAGGTTCTCGAACAACGGGGCCTCCGTCTTGTTCGCTACGCCGACGATTTTCTGATCTTCGTACGATCGGAACGCGCGGCCCGGCGGGTCTTTGACTCGGTGGAACGTTACCTCACTGGGACCCTTAAGCTGGTCGTCAACCGCGACAAAAGTTGCATCTGCCGAACCGCCGGTGTCGAATTCCTCGGCTACCAATTCCACGGTTTCGGCGGCCAGATCCGAGTGAGCCCGAAGAGTCTCAAGAAGTTCAAGCAACGGGCAAAAGAGATTTTGACCCGCAACCGCGGCATCTCGATGCGTCAGCGGTTTCGTGAACTTCGTCTGTACCTTCGGGGTTGGATCGATTACTTCGTCTTAGAACAACGCAAGAGTTTTACGCTCACCCTGGACAAGTGGCTGCGGCGACGCGTCCGAGCGTGTTACTGGAGCAATTGGCGCTTACCACGCACCCGATTGAAGAAGTTGCAAGCTCTTGGCGTGCCACACGAAGAATCCTACCCTCCGGCCCACTCGGGCAAGGGTCCATGGCGTCTCTCGACGACGTCTGGCGTTCACCAAGCTCTTTCGAACACCTGGCTGCAGTCTCAAGGCTTATTCACGCTCGAAGAAAGATGGAGCGAGCTTGCTCCGAAACGGCGAACCGCCTAG
- a CDS encoding circularly permuted type 2 ATP-grasp protein, whose product MQKQTSGSLSQVQSAGPIPTLPDYQSDGFFDELVDQNNLARPDAEALVSLFNRLPPKELLRRQHAIEQALYRMGITFTVYSDKSGTEKIMPFDVVPRIVSAILWKHIDAGLRQRIRALNRFLCDVYNEREIIQEGIVPAELVDTAPAYLKECRGLKPFNDVWCHITGTDLVRDNSGTVYVLEDNLRCPSGVSYVLQNRHVMKRNFPQVFGASRVRPVTDYTSRLFQLLRDVAPPHVSDPTVVVLTPGVFNSAYYEHSFLAQKMGVQLVEGRDLVVESDLVYMKTTRGLQRVDVIYRRIDDAFLDPKTFRKDSVLGVAGLMDAYRAGNVTLANAPGTGIADDKVIYAFVPDMIKYYLDEEPILPNVPTYVCQKDEDREYVLAHMDELVIKAAGESGGYGILIGPQATQEERDAFAKKINEDPRNWIAQPTLQLSRAPTVVDDHLEGRHVDLRPYILCSRPDDVWVLPGGLTRVALRKGSLVVNSSQGGGSKDTWVVAEQGQAIASVHGDDTDPPEH is encoded by the coding sequence ATGCAAAAACAAACTTCCGGATCTCTGTCTCAGGTTCAATCTGCCGGTCCGATTCCGACGCTGCCCGACTACCAGTCGGACGGTTTCTTTGACGAACTGGTGGACCAGAACAACCTCGCTCGGCCCGACGCCGAAGCCTTGGTTTCGTTGTTCAACCGGCTGCCGCCGAAAGAGTTGCTGCGTCGTCAGCACGCGATCGAGCAGGCCCTGTATCGGATGGGGATCACGTTCACGGTCTACAGCGACAAATCGGGAACGGAAAAGATCATGCCGTTTGATGTGGTTCCGCGGATCGTTTCGGCGATTCTGTGGAAACACATCGATGCCGGACTGCGCCAGCGGATCCGCGCGCTCAATCGATTTTTGTGCGACGTCTACAACGAGCGGGAGATCATCCAGGAAGGCATCGTTCCGGCGGAGTTGGTCGATACGGCGCCGGCCTACCTGAAAGAGTGCCGCGGATTGAAACCCTTCAACGACGTGTGGTGTCACATCACAGGGACCGATCTGGTGCGTGACAACAGCGGAACGGTTTATGTGTTGGAGGACAATTTACGCTGCCCGTCGGGGGTGTCGTATGTGCTGCAAAACCGCCACGTGATGAAACGAAACTTTCCGCAGGTGTTCGGCGCCTCGCGGGTCCGGCCGGTGACCGATTACACGTCGCGGCTGTTTCAACTGTTGCGTGACGTCGCCCCGCCACACGTCTCCGATCCGACCGTGGTGGTGCTGACGCCAGGGGTTTTCAACAGCGCGTACTACGAGCACTCGTTCCTGGCCCAGAAAATGGGGGTCCAGTTGGTCGAGGGCCGTGATCTGGTCGTCGAAAGCGACCTGGTGTACATGAAAACGACGCGTGGATTGCAACGGGTCGACGTGATCTACCGCCGCATCGATGACGCGTTTTTGGATCCGAAAACGTTTCGCAAGGACAGCGTGCTGGGCGTGGCCGGATTGATGGACGCCTACCGCGCCGGCAACGTGACGCTGGCCAATGCACCGGGGACGGGGATCGCCGACGACAAAGTGATCTATGCGTTCGTCCCGGACATGATCAAGTATTACTTGGACGAAGAACCGATCTTGCCGAACGTGCCGACCTATGTGTGTCAAAAGGACGAGGATCGGGAGTACGTGTTGGCGCACATGGATGAATTGGTGATCAAGGCGGCCGGGGAATCGGGCGGCTATGGGATTCTGATCGGGCCCCAGGCGACGCAAGAAGAACGTGACGCGTTTGCCAAAAAAATCAACGAGGACCCGCGGAACTGGATCGCCCAGCCGACGCTGCAACTCTCTCGCGCCCCCACCGTCGTCGACGATCATCTGGAAGGACGCCACGTCGATTTGCGACCCTACATTCTGTGCAGCCGTCCCGATGACGTTTGGGTCTTGCCGGGCGGGCTGACCCGCGTGGCGCTACGAAAAGGATCGTTGGTCGTCAATTCATCTCAAGGCGGCGGCAGCAAGGACACCTGGGTGGTCGCCGAACAAGGGCAAGCGATCGCTTCGGTGCACGGTGACGACACCGACCCACCCGAGCACTGA
- a CDS encoding class I SAM-dependent methyltransferase, with translation MTYRGTQQESRKRYLATCDAEEASKYDAWVNAMTSADHDACVADLNRCIAFFDGMTVLDAGSGTGALCLALVRVSGLRITALEPCATMSKLLDSKPDLKCVSTVRGFCDHADDQSHFDAGSFDMIASRQLANCLFDPLAAFRNWHFWLRPGGTVVVLDGLFDRHDWSGRWDGLVDTLPLAACRTTATVPYLLEQIGFRIDFVGLMDHTNALPSTRTQRFMVAATKPNG, from the coding sequence ATGACGTATCGTGGCACTCAACAGGAATCGCGAAAGCGCTACCTTGCGACTTGCGACGCCGAGGAGGCGTCGAAATACGACGCATGGGTCAATGCAATGACCTCTGCGGATCACGACGCTTGTGTTGCTGATCTCAATCGCTGCATCGCATTTTTTGACGGCATGACTGTTCTCGACGCTGGTAGTGGCACCGGTGCGTTGTGTCTGGCGTTAGTTCGCGTTTCCGGTCTTCGCATCACCGCTCTCGAACCATGCGCAACGATGAGCAAGTTGCTTGACTCGAAGCCCGACCTGAAGTGCGTGTCGACCGTTCGGGGCTTCTGCGACCACGCGGATGATCAATCGCACTTCGACGCGGGGTCTTTCGACATGATTGCCTCGCGGCAACTTGCAAATTGCCTATTCGATCCACTTGCCGCATTTCGAAACTGGCATTTTTGGCTCCGCCCGGGTGGTACAGTTGTCGTGTTGGACGGTCTTTTTGACCGCCATGACTGGTCTGGCAGATGGGACGGCCTTGTGGACACGCTTCCACTCGCTGCTTGCCGAACTACTGCGACTGTTCCATACTTGCTCGAACAAATCGGTTTCCGCATCGACTTTGTGGGACTGATGGACCACACGAACGCTTTGCCCTCGACGCGTACGCAGCGTTTCATGGTTGCGGCTACCAAACCGAACGGGTAA
- a CDS encoding flagellar biosynthetic protein FliQ codes for MTLDSSQAVDLCRQALMLAALLAAPVLLIGAVVGIVTGLLQTLFQIQDQSISFVPKLIVSSLVLLACMPWMFSRMIEFTQTMFVGSP; via the coding sequence ATGACGCTCGATTCCAGCCAAGCCGTTGACCTGTGCCGCCAGGCGTTGATGCTGGCCGCGTTGTTGGCCGCCCCCGTGTTGTTGATCGGCGCGGTCGTCGGCATCGTGACCGGGCTGTTGCAAACGCTGTTTCAAATCCAAGATCAATCGATTTCCTTTGTGCCCAAATTGATCGTGTCCAGCCTGGTGCTGTTGGCCTGCATGCCGTGGATGTTTTCGCGGATGATCGAATTCACCCAGACCATGTTCGTCGGTTCGCCGTAA
- a CDS encoding DUF4303 domain-containing protein — protein sequence MFAEIKHLDNTELLTKLQNALRVAISSHFAELTRQFDDVCGYAVCAPATFEHVFPAYQLTSELEANAPGSVGLATYFPPEWQSFGTILFDDSVNSLVSEIANRCWGDDNLESNMIYDAMLDVLIDLKRDGLFGERAINRFVTMWDVGGDESMIIAASEKLNSPDVHTCVRSTFGRNA from the coding sequence ATGTTCGCCGAAATAAAGCACTTGGACAACACCGAACTCTTAACCAAATTACAGAACGCGTTGCGCGTTGCGATTTCGTCGCACTTCGCTGAACTTACGCGTCAATTTGACGATGTCTGCGGGTACGCCGTTTGTGCTCCAGCAACTTTCGAGCACGTCTTTCCCGCGTACCAATTGACATCGGAGTTGGAGGCCAACGCGCCAGGCTCGGTTGGCCTCGCAACGTACTTCCCACCGGAATGGCAATCATTTGGAACGATACTTTTTGACGATAGTGTTAATTCGCTGGTGTCGGAGATCGCCAATCGGTGTTGGGGCGACGATAACCTCGAATCAAACATGATATATGACGCAATGCTTGACGTCTTGATCGATCTAAAGCGGGACGGCCTATTCGGTGAACGAGCGATCAACCGTTTTGTTACCATGTGGGATGTTGGTGGTGACGAATCAATGATCATCGCAGCATCCGAAAAACTGAATTCTCCTGATGTTCACACTTGCGTTCGATCCACATTCGGGCGAAACGCATAG
- a CDS encoding alpha-E domain-containing protein, protein MLSRVAESIYWMSRQAERAENLARFIEVTLHMTLDQPEYLVDPWEPLVQVTGDNEWFKKKYGKATCQNVVQFLAFDGEYHSSMLTCLRASRENARSVREALSTEAFEQLNNFYHFVRDSSPPQLTDPTADFFDQVRDYALMWTGVLDSTMAHNTAWHFMNIGRLLERADKTSRILDVKYFNLLPRVEDVGTAVDDLQWSTLLLAISGFEAYRREHQLMDIEKIVAFFLFHRTFPRSIYSCIAGVDRSLREIESESESELPGQARQRIAALRHRLENTNVKEVIAGGMHQFIDRLQVELNAVGDSLGQDYFYATYSA, encoded by the coding sequence ATGCTTTCACGTGTTGCTGAATCGATTTATTGGATGAGCCGTCAGGCCGAGCGGGCTGAGAATCTGGCTCGTTTCATCGAAGTGACCTTGCACATGACGTTGGACCAGCCGGAATACCTGGTCGATCCCTGGGAACCGCTGGTCCAGGTGACCGGGGACAACGAGTGGTTCAAGAAAAAGTACGGCAAAGCGACGTGTCAGAATGTGGTGCAGTTTCTGGCATTCGATGGTGAGTATCACAGTTCGATGTTGACGTGTTTGCGGGCCTCGCGTGAGAACGCGCGGAGCGTTCGCGAAGCGTTGTCGACCGAGGCCTTCGAACAGCTGAACAATTTTTATCATTTCGTTCGCGACAGCAGCCCGCCGCAGTTGACCGATCCGACGGCCGACTTTTTTGATCAGGTCCGCGACTATGCGTTGATGTGGACGGGCGTGCTGGACAGCACGATGGCCCACAACACGGCCTGGCACTTCATGAACATCGGGCGTTTACTGGAGCGTGCCGACAAGACGTCACGGATTTTGGACGTCAAGTATTTCAATCTGCTGCCACGCGTCGAAGACGTCGGCACCGCCGTGGATGACCTGCAGTGGTCCACGTTGCTGCTGGCGATCAGCGGTTTCGAAGCCTATCGTCGCGAACATCAGCTGATGGATATCGAAAAGATCGTTGCGTTTTTCCTGTTTCATCGTACGTTTCCACGCAGCATCTATTCCTGCATCGCCGGCGTGGATCGATCACTTCGCGAGATCGAAAGCGAATCGGAATCGGAATTGCCCGGCCAGGCCAGGCAGCGGATCGCCGCACTTCGCCACCGTTTGGAAAACACGAACGTCAAAGAAGTCATCGCCGGCGGCATGCACCAGTTCATCGATCGCCTGCAAGTTGAACTCAACGCCGTCGGTGATTCACTCGGACAAGACTACTTTTACGCAACTTACTCTGCATGA
- a CDS encoding tetratricopeptide repeat protein yields the protein MDRSGFRSISVPGFVAFCLAVSSATVDAQESQHFDDPRGQLKHARELFDKGKHIAAIDVVNDVIDHHPSVAEAYATRGSLRQQAKKHEEAVEDLSKAIFLGMSRSEIYVTRAISKTELGDFTGAIADCSTGINLTSDSSFAYAIRGFVRLRQHEYKRATADAEMAIILDDKCEMAYLCRAICRLKEGDDVGAAEDFRKHKNLETESRGNDGYRAYDGQPFPAK from the coding sequence ATGGATCGATCAGGTTTTCGCTCAATCTCAGTCCCGGGATTTGTTGCATTCTGTCTTGCCGTGAGCTCGGCAACGGTAGATGCACAAGAAAGCCAGCATTTCGACGATCCTCGCGGTCAGTTGAAGCACGCAAGGGAATTGTTCGATAAAGGCAAACACATTGCCGCAATTGATGTTGTAAATGATGTTATTGACCATCATCCATCCGTAGCAGAAGCCTACGCCACTCGCGGCAGTTTGCGACAACAAGCCAAGAAACATGAGGAAGCCGTCGAAGACCTCTCGAAAGCAATTTTCCTTGGAATGTCACGTAGCGAGATATACGTGACGAGGGCTATTTCGAAAACCGAATTGGGTGATTTTACCGGAGCAATTGCGGATTGTTCAACGGGAATCAACCTTACCAGCGATTCGAGTTTTGCATACGCTATCCGTGGCTTCGTACGATTAAGGCAGCACGAGTACAAGCGGGCAACTGCCGATGCGGAGATGGCCATAATACTGGACGACAAGTGCGAGATGGCATATCTGTGTCGGGCAATCTGTAGACTGAAGGAAGGTGACGATGTCGGTGCGGCTGAGGACTTCCGGAAACACAAAAATCTAGAAACCGAATCTCGTGGTAATGATGGTTACCGAGCATACGATGGACAGCCGTTCCCAGCGAAATAG
- a CDS encoding ribosomal protein L7/L12: MTPSYCAVCGRCFQNQYFHIQEGGRLVHFSDFDDSAAKRGYCPGVVGAAWICEEHLSIALECIDLPVETAIAELRRQIGVQRYSVTEGRDEPHLFIDRIGPNRPKVFAILRAATQMTPTQAKEAIEHLPVFVSKGWPAEFMNWKKQLEECGATMRIAWD, translated from the coding sequence ATGACTCCTTCGTACTGCGCGGTCTGCGGACGCTGTTTTCAAAACCAATACTTCCACATTCAGGAAGGCGGACGGCTCGTGCATTTCTCGGACTTTGATGATTCCGCCGCCAAGCGTGGCTATTGCCCCGGCGTCGTAGGCGCGGCATGGATTTGCGAAGAACACCTTTCGATTGCTCTTGAATGCATTGACTTACCTGTTGAAACCGCAATCGCCGAACTCCGACGACAGATTGGTGTGCAAAGATACTCCGTCACAGAAGGACGTGATGAACCTCATCTGTTTATCGACCGTATCGGCCCGAATCGACCAAAAGTATTCGCGATACTCCGTGCTGCAACACAAATGACACCAACTCAAGCGAAAGAGGCAATTGAACACCTCCCCGTGTTTGTCTCAAAGGGATGGCCCGCAGAATTCATGAATTGGAAAAAGCAACTCGAAGAATGTGGTGCAACTATGCGAATCGCATGGGATTGA